One Deltaproteobacteria bacterium genomic window carries:
- the dnaX gene encoding DNA polymerase III subunit gamma/tau: MAYQVLARKWRPQVFQDVIGQEHVAQTLMNAIKTERLAHAYLFSGPRGVGKTSVARIFAKAINCNQGEPGVPCNQCRSCIEITNGSSVDVQEIDGASNRGIDEIRELRESIKYMPSSSKYRIYVIDEVHMLTLPAFNALLKTLEEPPPHVKFIFATTESHKVPVTILSRCQRYDFKRIPAADIIAHLKKIASNEGIDIAVSGLGIIAREAEGSMRDAQSLMDQVISFSGESVRDKDITDILGIIDREIILESSAAILEKAPDRCLDIVERIYNYGYDIKEFYRALMQQFRNLLVLLIAPENDLIDVSDGDKDEIKKQAEMAGEEKLHLLLNFLINREEDLRFTSHPRLVLETTMVKLCSLGDILSFEALLKRMAALEQRLAGAAPSAVETAGPAGPERLSDPGAGWRSEKLETPDRPPPDPIQQGKGPPGGGRPQRGWDEFLAFMATRSRAAHSILKDWRPLKLTADALEIEGQTESFSSRYFDDPERYTQLMAHCREFFGREMKITLSAHGRSSPHPPKQTPEKKAVKGPQREDDTLPRTAQDVLNLFDGHMMEENLHSDKTDNIGGTVDERNA; encoded by the coding sequence CAGCGGACCGAGGGGTGTGGGGAAGACCTCGGTCGCCCGGATTTTTGCCAAGGCCATCAATTGCAATCAGGGGGAACCAGGGGTCCCCTGCAACCAGTGCCGGTCATGCATCGAAATCACCAACGGATCGTCCGTTGATGTCCAGGAAATTGACGGGGCATCCAACCGGGGGATCGACGAGATCAGGGAACTCAGGGAAAGCATTAAGTATATGCCGTCCTCGAGCAAGTACCGGATCTATGTCATCGATGAGGTGCATATGCTGACGCTTCCGGCCTTCAATGCCCTCCTCAAGACCCTTGAAGAACCGCCGCCCCATGTGAAATTCATATTTGCCACCACCGAGTCCCACAAGGTGCCCGTCACCATCCTTTCCCGGTGCCAGAGATATGATTTTAAACGGATCCCTGCGGCAGACATCATCGCCCACCTGAAAAAGATCGCATCGAATGAAGGGATTGATATCGCGGTTTCAGGTCTGGGCATCATCGCGCGAGAGGCCGAAGGGAGCATGCGGGACGCCCAGAGTCTGATGGATCAGGTGATTTCATTCAGCGGCGAGTCGGTCCGGGACAAGGATATCACCGACATTTTAGGGATCATTGACCGGGAGATCATCCTGGAGTCATCCGCGGCCATCCTTGAAAAGGCGCCGGACCGGTGTCTCGATATCGTGGAAAGAATATATAATTACGGGTATGATATTAAGGAATTCTATCGCGCCCTCATGCAGCAGTTCAGGAATCTCCTGGTTCTTCTGATAGCCCCTGAAAATGACCTGATCGATGTGAGCGACGGCGATAAAGACGAGATCAAGAAACAGGCTGAAATGGCCGGGGAGGAAAAACTCCATCTCCTCCTGAATTTTCTGATCAACAGAGAGGAGGACCTGAGATTCACCTCTCACCCCCGGTTGGTCTTGGAAACCACCATGGTCAAACTGTGCAGCCTCGGCGATATCCTTTCTTTTGAAGCACTCCTGAAGAGAATGGCCGCGCTGGAACAAAGACTGGCAGGGGCCGCACCGAGTGCCGTCGAGACCGCCGGTCCGGCGGGTCCTGAACGGCTTTCAGATCCCGGTGCAGGGTGGCGGTCTGAAAAGCTCGAAACCCCTGACAGACCCCCCCCTGATCCTATTCAACAGGGGAAGGGCCCCCCTGGGGGGGGGCGTCCACAGAGAGGCTGGGATGAGTTTCTGGCTTTTATGGCGACCCGGAGCAGGGCTGCACACAGCATTCTCAAAGACTGGCGGCCATTGAAATTGACCGCGGATGCCCTGGAAATTGAGGGGCAAACAGAGTCCTTTTCCTCACGCTACTTTGACGACCCGGAACGGTATACCCAACTCATGGCCCATTGCCGGGAATTTTTTGGCAGGGAGATGAAGATCACCCTGAGCGCCCATGGCCGCTCATCCCCCCACCCTCCAAAACAAACACCCGAAAAGAAGGCCGTCAAAGGTCCGCAAAGGGAGGATGACACCCTCCCCAGGACGGCTCAGGATGTCCTGAACCTCTTTGACGGACATATGATGGAAGAAAATCTGCATTCAGACAAAACAGATAATATAGGAGGAACCGTTGATGAAAGGAATGCCTAA